The genome window TTAATGAATTTAACATAGACTTTAAGCATTCGTCATTTGTTTCATGCagttttttgaaaaaagcAGTTAATACATCAATTAGTGTCATACTCATATCCCGTCCGGTTAGCAGAACCAgatcatcattttcttgagCCATATAGTCATCTTCATAATCTTCATCAGcatcctcttcctcttcttgcGATTCCTCAAGCTGTAATTGAATGATTAATTCATCAGAAAACATTTTCAGTAAGTAGCTCTTAAACGACTTTCTCTCCTCATTGGAATCATCTTGAAAGGATAATTCAATTACTCTTTgatcattttcaaagtaGATCATCGAGAGTGTAATTGACAACTCTTTAAGCATATTTTTGCTACgagtttcttcaaatgacTTCAATAACTCGAAAATACAATACTGCCCAATCGATTCATGCATATTTACCTCGggtgaaaacaaaaagtctAAACTACCCCGTAGATCTATGCATAATATTTCGCAAAGAATGATTACGAAACTATCAACAGGGTGCACTTTATTGTGATCGGATAACTTCTCTATTGTTTGTTCCATTATGGGTTTGATAAATTTATTCTGTTGTGATTTATCAATTCGAATCGAAAGCAACATTATTGGTGTTACATCAATAATTCGATATAAAGACCTTTCATTATTGAAAGCCAAGGAACAAATCTCATTTATACTATCCTTCCAATATCTTTCATCTGAATTACACGCTAGTAGTGCTAATGCATGCAATGCTGTCTCTATAATGTTTTCATCTGGGCATTGTTTGATAAATTGTACTAGAGGAGCTAAAACATAattaacaacaacatcaggAATAGCTCTCTCCACAGGTGGATTCCTGACAAAAGCTGAAAGGAATTCCAAAGTTAATGTGACCATGGGAGAGTAGGTTTGATGGCTCTGTAAGAAAGTCGAAAGAGTGTCAACAAAACTAGGAAAGCAATTTTGGCAGAGACGGGTATAATCTGCCGATTTCAGATCTTTCAAGAGATGAGGAATGGAACGGACTGCTTCTAGTACAATTCTCACGTTTGAAGGTTCGCTGGAAGAAATTCGTAAGAGTAGATTCAAAATTCGCTCCCTGGTCTCAAGAGTTTGGTACATATTCCAACATTTGACAATATCATGCATCGCTTCCAATAGCAGGCCCAGAGAATCCTCTTCGCAACTTTGGTATAATGATTCTATTGCGATTAATAAGGAATCTTGAAGAATCAATGACGTTTGTTTGTCTAGGACAGTTTGAAGTTCTGCAAAGGAACTGTAGTATGTAAAACATATCACAAATGAAGATAGTAGTATATCGTcatctgaagaagaagtacagTTAACCGTTTTAATCAATAACTGCTGGACTACCTCTTTTACAGCAGGAATATTATCCGTATTATTCTCAATGAACCTTGGAGTAGCTAAAATAGCTCTGGATTTCACCAGCGTTGGACAAGAACTGTCATCCATAATCATAACAGCCAGTGATAAAAAATCTTGATATCTAGAAATGTTCATCGATATTTCATTAGAGCAAAGTTCCTGAAACAAATATAGGGAAGATTCTTGAATACGTGCATCATTTGAAGTCCATTGTAGGCATCTTTCTAAAGCAAATTTACTTATTGCTGAGAACGTTAGTTCATCGCAAGTTGAAACAAATTGCCCAATTTCATTCCTTGCTGTATATGCGGATGTCAGCCCAGTTTCACTGGCAACATAATCATTGAAATCGCATATTTCGAAGTGGTCTTCTGAAAGTAAGCATAGCTTAATTAAAGATTCCGTAAGCCCACGATAATTTATAGCAGTAAACAATTCCTCTGGAATAGAGGCAAGATACTGAATAGCATATACGCAGTTGGTATTGAGGATATCAATTCTTGCTTCGTTTGGTTGCGTTAAGGCTTTGACAAAATAGTCACTGTTGCATTCTATAGCTGCCAACACCATTCTTAatccaaatgaaaaatCACCTTTAGATCCCAAAACTTTTTGATTGACGCCAAACATTTTGTTTAATgtattgaaaagttcacCTTGGAGTTCTATGGCTTCCAAACTATCATTAGATTCGTACTGTAATAGCAAATTACTAATACATTTGTTAACTTCTTGTAAATGTTGTTGTAGCCATTCGTTGATTTGTTCTGGGGAAAGGAAGATAGATATATTGTCTAACTGAGAGAGACAGAACTGATacaatttcaatattttggattttgTTTGCGCCTGCATATTCTGATCTTTTAATGACAATAAAACTGTATCAAGTATTTTACGACCCACAGCATTGTCAAAAAACATTTCATTTGTAATAACGTCCTCCACTAGCTCTGTTAACAAAACAATGGCATTCTCGGAATGTTGGTTCAATATAATATCGTTCAAGTAGTCTAAGAGTCCCGGCCATTCATCAGGAAAGTCAACAGCACAAATCTGCACTATGCAATATGTCACGGTAGATGTGATTTTAGTTTCATTATTGGCGTTGGCCAAAAGGTTTAATAAACTGCTTCTAATAATGTCCTTGCCCTCCTCACCCACACCTGGCGGTCCAATGAAGGATGGAAAACCAGCAGACCAATGCATCGTTATGAGCTTTCTCAAGCAGAGTAGTGAAAGTTGGCGGATATTCACCGCATTATGTTTTTCAGATGCGATATCAATTAATTCTATAAACGTTTGGGGTGGGTTATTGGCGCAATGTTCGAGTAAACTGCTTTCAgcattttctctttcttctctattCGGAGATTGTATTCCCTCTAGCAAGTATGAGAGAGACATCAGCTTCTGATTAACAAACTTAAGCCCGTGTTGTATTCTTTTATAGAACACTTCCaattttttcaaagcttAGCTTTTCACTATACTATAGTTATTATATGTACGTTTGAATGATTGGAATTAATACATGATGTTTCCGAGATTAtcattcattttttttaatgtaAGCATTATAAAAATGCGATGAAATATAACGATTATATAGAGTTTCGCGCAGTTATTGAGTGAAAATAAATTTTAGATAAAACTCGTTGGTTATATCAGTTGGACTATAGTTCGGAATTTCGACTTTCAAACTATAATATTCCTCTTAGTGATAGCTTTTTGGCATTTAGGAATCTATCAAGCTCAAAAGGGGGTATAAGAGGCATAACAGTACGAAAAGGATAAAACaaagggaaagaaaacatgaCTGAGGGAGCATCATTGAAAGAACAACTATTAGACGCATCCAGGAGGAACAATCTTGATTTGTTGAACAGCATAATTGAGAAGATTGGTTCTAATCAGCAAGAACTTCAAGATTTGATAAACAATTCTAAGGACCCATTTGGAAACACGGCAATCCATTTATGCAGCAAGCATGGTTCATGGGATGTGTTGGATACACTTTTAGACCAAGAAGGAGTCGATATAAATCAAGAAAACACGATTGATGGTGATACTCCACTCCACCTATGTGTTAGATACTCCCATGAAGAACCCGAACATGGTACATTCATTGCTGAGA of Kluyveromyces marxianus DMKU3-1042 DNA, complete genome, chromosome 3 contains these proteins:
- the KAP114 gene encoding karyopherin KAP114 produces the protein MSLSYLLEGIQSPNREERENAESSLLEHCANNPPQTFIELIDIASEKHNAVNIRQLSLLCLRKLITMHWSAGFPSFIGPPGVGEEGKDIIRSSLLNLLANANNETKITSTVTYCIVQICAVDFPDEWPGLLDYLNDIILNQHSENAIVLLTELVEDVITNEMFFDNAVGRKILDTVLLSLKDQNMQAQTKSKILKLYQFCLSQLDNISIFLSPEQINEWLQQHLQEVNKCISNLLLQYESNDSLEAIELQGELFNTLNKMFGVNQKVLGSKGDFSFGLRMVLAAIECNSDYFVKALTQPNEARIDILNTNCVYAIQYLASIPEELFTAINYRGLTESLIKLCLLSEDHFEICDFNDYVASETGLTSAYTARNEIGQFVSTCDELTFSAISKFALERCLQWTSNDARIQESSLYLFQELCSNEISMNISRYQDFLSLAVMIMDDSSCPTLVKSRAILATPRFIENNTDNIPAVKEVVQQLLIKTVNCTSSSDDDILLSSFVICFTYYSSFAELQTVLDKQTSLILQDSLLIAIESLYQSCEEDSLGLLLEAMHDIVKCWNMYQTLETRERILNLLLRISSSEPSNVRIVLEAVRSIPHLLKDLKSADYTRLCQNCFPSFVDTLSTFLQSHQTYSPMVTLTLEFLSAFVRNPPVERAIPDVVVNYVLAPLVQFIKQCPDENIIETALHALALLACNSDERYWKDSINEICSLAFNNERSLYRIIDVTPIMLLSIRIDKSQQNKFIKPIMEQTIEKLSDHNKVHPVDSFVIILCEILCIDLRGSLDFLFSPEVNMHESIGQYCIFELLKSFEETRSKNMLKELSITLSMIYFENDQRVIELSFQDDSNEERKSFKSYLLKMFSDELIIQLQLEESQEEEEDADEDYEDDYMAQENDDLVLLTGRDMSMTLIDVLTAFFKKLHETNDECLKSMLNSLTKEEVSYISKVLS
- the ANK1 gene encoding ankyrin repeat-containing protein ANK1; the encoded protein is MTEGASLKEQLLDASRRNNLDLLNSIIEKIGSNQQELQDLINNSKDPFGNTAIHLCSKHGSWDVLDTLLDQEGVDINQENTIDGDTPLHLCVRYSHEEPEHGTFIAENLIEVGADPRKRNKQGKTPLDLVHSTELEPLVNLLQGAEIAADNKGKLMNEEDAEEFDDGPEDD